A single genomic interval of Malania oleifera isolate guangnan ecotype guangnan chromosome 11, ASM2987363v1, whole genome shotgun sequence harbors:
- the LOC131168251 gene encoding 18.1 kDa class I heat shock protein-like, giving the protein MWGTPGNDAVCCSQLGNVVKPLINDDREPFKGFSCQGTAATGSTSQAFPGEITAFVNARIDWEKKPETHVVRVHIPNLQKREVKVRVLEGRIVEIRGERRLEKEEKVNGKQVLFEHSSGKFSRQIRLPESADLDKLQACMASGVLTFTVPNKK; this is encoded by the coding sequence ATGTGGGGAACACCCGGCAACGACGCTGTTTGCTGCAGCCAACTGGGTAACGTCGTCAAGCCCCTCATAAACGACGACCGGGAACCCTTCAAGGGTTTTTCGTGCCAAGGTACTGCTGCAACGGGTTCGACGAGCCAGGCCTTCCCCGGCGAAATTACGGCGTTTGTGAACGCGAGGATAGACTGGGAGAAGAAGCCGGAGACTCACGTGGTCAGAGTGCATATTCCGAACCTGCAGAAACGGGAAGTAAAGGTGCGTGTGCTGGAAGGAAGGATTGTGGAGATAAGGGGCGAGAGGAGGTTGGAGAAGGAAGAGAAGGTGAACGGAAAGCAAGTGCTGTTTGAGCACAGCAGCGGCAAGTTCAGTCGGCAGATAAGGCTTCCTGAGAGTGCTGATCTTGATAAATTGCAGGCCTGCATGGCGAGTGGGGTGCTGACATTTACTGTTCCTAATAAAAAG